The following are encoded in a window of Candida dubliniensis CD36 chromosome 4, complete sequence genomic DNA:
- a CDS encoding Hit1p orthologue, putative (Similar to S. cerevisiae HIT1;~similar to S. cerevisiae Hit1p, which is required for growth at high temperature), whose amino-acid sequence MVLCGICKIEQSKYKCPKCSILYCSLICYKSELHNHDNLPTITDPSPPPPPQQQQKSLIDTINTTTTTTTTTASSSSSEDDKFNKLLQDNQIQYLLNQPSLQFHLFSIIKILIDSTFTPKNSNIEQKLDIANLKLNDLRIGGVEQNELIEEFVQRCLELMNGT is encoded by the coding sequence aTGGTATTATGTGGAATATGCAAAATTgaacaatcaaaatataaatgtCCTAAATGTTCAATACTTTATTGTTCATTGATTTGTTATAAATCAGAACTTCATAATCATGATAATCTCCCGACTATAACCGAcccatcaccaccaccaccaccacagcaacaacaaaaatcattaattgataccattaatactactactactactactactactactgctaGTTCTAGTTCTAGTGAAgatgataaatttaataaattattacaagataatcaaattcaatatttattaaatcaaccAAGTTtacaatttcatttattttcaattatcaaaatattaatagATTCAACTTTTACTCCTAAAAATAGTaatattgaacaaaaattaGATATTGCTAATTTAAAACTTAATGATTTAAGAATTGGTGGGGTTgaacaaaatgaattaattgaagaatttgttCAACGTTGTCTTGAATTAATGAATGGAACATAA
- the CGR1 gene encoding cell growth-regulated gene 1 protein orthologue, putative (In C. albicans: induced upon growth cessation at the yeast-hyphal transition or during planktonic growth) yields the protein MTLTVTKDNIFPKGYRGRLTEGVTYDERNNTLLWVDIIQAEVHRVFLDNIETDPNSNSSNSSSCHEILKWDSSDESIGAICLTNNPNKLIICSKYGIAYGDFSNFTIEYFFKYPHTNNIKEKLRLRSNDGIIDPWGNLWIGIMNDFSIGENEGIQPEGKLYRISIDHNNNNNNNNNNHDHDQLICDVMIENSLISNGLCFNNKGDEFYWTDSLTFKIWKFNYDKLTNKLINKSIFIDLKQFYPNIEQPEPDGLIMTNNGEIYTCVFNSGTILHVDNQGKEIERINIPANRPTCITFGNGEKNNEMFITTGHLQLNDKNVIIDNNINDNDDNNDDDLGGFLFKLKFDKNLNGQKKNIWGGKV from the coding sequence ATGACATTAACAGTTACTAAAGATAATATTTTTCCTAAAGGATATCGTGGAAGATTAACTGAAGGAGTAACATATGatgaaagaaataataCTTTATTATGGGTAGATATAATTCAAGCTGAAGTTCATCGAGTATTTCTAGATAATATCGAAACCGACcctaattctaattcttctaattcttcttcttgtcatgaaattttaaaatgGGATTCATCAgatgaatcaattggtgCAATTTGTTTAACTAATAATCCTAATAAACTTATTATATGTAGTAAATATGGTATTGCTTATGgagatttttcaaatttcactattgaatattttttcaaatatcctcatactaataatatcaaagaaaaattacgATTAAGATCAAATGATGGAATTATTGATCCTTGGGGGAATTTATGGATTGGAATTATGAATGATTTTTCTATTGGTGAAAATGAAGGTATACAACCTGAAGGTAAATTATATCGAATTAGTATTGAtcataacaataacaataataataacaacaataatcatGATCatgatcaattaatttgtGATGTTATGATTGAAAATAGTTTAATTCTGAATGGATTatgttttaataataaaggtGATGAATTTTATTGGACTGATTCATTAACATTtaaaatttggaaatttaattatgataaattaactaataaattgattaataaatcaatatttattgatttaaaacaattttatcCTAATATTGAACAACCAGAACCTGATGGATTAATAATGACTAATAATGGAGAAATTTATACTTGTGTTTTCAATAGTGGAACTATTTTACATGTTGATAATCAAggtaaagaaattgaaagaattaataTTCCTGCTAATAGACCAACTTGTATTACTTTTGGTAATggggaaaaaaataatgaaatgtTTATAACTACAGGTCATTTACAATTGAATGATAAAaatgttattattgataataatattaatgataatgatgataataatgatgatgatttaggaggatttctttttaaattgaaatttgataaaaatttaaatggacaaaaaaaaaatatttgggGTGGTAAAgtttaa